In Myxococcus stipitatus, the following are encoded in one genomic region:
- a CDS encoding VTC domain-containing protein, translating into MLSFSEGEVTRIRREFKLVLEEQAAQVLSQRLSEDMGGLTPMPTRIVSVYFDRPGCPLAERALRSPDDCLKVRTKEYAPDVGAEGVERVVLEVKRESHGLTQKRRVWVPRAELGRVLGGGTRLLPLITGGSLSPVLAVTYQRHVYPSPRGWRVTVDRDIGYHQIAPEVAMSQFSLTSERLGPPRSREGRVVVEVKHLGQELPDWLASLNPGGVPTYSKFAEGMARVHAFVVDGVARG; encoded by the coding sequence ATGCTCTCGTTCTCCGAGGGGGAAGTGACCAGGATCCGGCGTGAGTTCAAGCTGGTGCTGGAGGAGCAAGCGGCGCAGGTCTTGAGCCAGCGCCTGTCCGAGGACATGGGCGGGCTGACGCCCATGCCCACGCGCATCGTCTCCGTGTACTTCGACCGGCCCGGCTGTCCGCTGGCGGAGCGCGCGCTGCGCTCCCCCGACGACTGCCTCAAGGTGCGCACGAAGGAGTACGCGCCGGACGTGGGCGCCGAGGGTGTGGAGCGCGTGGTGCTGGAGGTGAAGCGCGAAAGCCACGGCCTCACCCAGAAGCGGCGCGTCTGGGTGCCGCGCGCGGAGCTGGGGCGCGTGCTGGGAGGAGGCACGCGGCTGTTGCCGCTCATCACCGGAGGGAGTCTGTCGCCGGTGCTGGCGGTGACGTATCAGCGCCACGTGTATCCATCGCCCCGCGGCTGGCGGGTGACGGTGGACCGGGACATCGGCTACCACCAGATTGCCCCCGAGGTGGCGATGTCACAGTTTTCCCTGACAAGCGAGCGGCTGGGTCCGCCGCGGTCTCGCGAAGGGCGCGTGGTGGTGGAGGTGAAGCATCTGGGGCAGGAGCTTCCGGACTGGCTGGCGTCGCTCAATCCTGGAGGGGTGCCGACGTACAGCAAGTTCGCGGAAGGGATGGCGAGGGTTCATGCCTTCGTCGTGGATGGGGTCGCGAGGGGATAG
- the tmk gene encoding dTMP kinase translates to MFIDFEGIDGSGKTTLSNLLAGRLKKLGYRVAHAREGGELRSSTARRVRELTRDARLLEMSTRAEFFLNLARDAQQLEEVVAPALSRGEVCITDRYLYSQLALSGGGRGLPLAELRPACELASQGLWPDLVILVDVDPDLARLRKRLGKAQSDRSAESDSRKGLAGAGLAVRTREAFLALAREDPRRWLILENNDVPLRVLEQRLVDAVVARLEGRDTPVQRIVPSPIAPPPPGPVRVEQVEEHFFQTLDAVELREPALALWLLDGLPGLAAHQRRLDFVERFPSLTARGLQGLDDDAAWSLREVLAPLAPLQVASGLTGLMSPRAAMMRERLYVHAPAEVLQGLKADDSPQAWALRERGMRDGRLAAVLLGLAGMDSEESWVVREAGMSRGLHAEVARSLGGLSDARAEALREVLLPHDRLAVLRGTLGLDTPVARGLREALADKALKLVLRSLTGLSSRESWALRERSAHKTKEALDSVDGMSDPRAWKLRVAHANRWPATVLSSLRGLPLEPETRLLMERILETHATRLPVLRNAYSVIATAATLDARGWVSRPGRPAVEPPSQQMEV, encoded by the coding sequence GTGTTCATCGACTTCGAGGGGATTGATGGCAGCGGCAAGACGACGCTCTCCAACCTGCTGGCCGGAAGGCTGAAGAAGCTGGGCTACCGGGTGGCGCATGCACGCGAGGGCGGCGAGCTGCGCTCGTCCACGGCCCGGCGCGTGCGGGAGCTCACGCGCGACGCGCGGCTCCTGGAGATGTCGACGCGCGCCGAGTTCTTTCTCAACCTGGCCCGGGACGCCCAGCAGTTGGAGGAAGTGGTGGCGCCCGCGCTCTCCCGGGGTGAGGTGTGCATCACCGACCGTTACCTGTACTCGCAGCTCGCGCTGAGTGGCGGCGGCCGGGGCCTGCCGCTGGCGGAGCTGCGGCCCGCGTGTGAGCTGGCCTCGCAGGGGCTGTGGCCGGACCTGGTCATCCTCGTCGACGTGGACCCGGACCTGGCGCGCTTGCGCAAGCGGCTGGGCAAGGCCCAGTCGGACCGGAGCGCGGAGAGCGACAGCCGCAAGGGCCTGGCGGGCGCGGGGCTCGCCGTGCGCACGCGGGAGGCGTTCCTCGCCCTGGCGAGAGAAGACCCCCGGCGCTGGCTCATCCTCGAGAACAACGACGTGCCGCTGCGCGTGCTGGAGCAGCGCCTGGTCGACGCCGTGGTCGCGCGGCTGGAAGGGCGCGACACGCCCGTGCAACGCATCGTCCCCTCGCCCATCGCCCCGCCTCCTCCAGGGCCGGTGCGAGTGGAGCAAGTGGAGGAGCACTTCTTCCAGACGTTGGATGCAGTGGAGCTGCGCGAGCCGGCGCTGGCGCTGTGGCTACTGGATGGCCTGCCCGGGCTCGCCGCGCACCAGCGCCGGTTGGACTTCGTGGAGCGCTTCCCCTCCCTCACGGCGCGCGGGCTCCAGGGGCTGGATGACGATGCCGCGTGGTCGCTGCGCGAGGTGCTGGCCCCGTTGGCGCCCCTCCAGGTGGCCAGCGGGCTGACAGGCTTGATGAGTCCCCGCGCGGCGATGATGCGCGAGCGGCTGTATGTCCATGCGCCCGCAGAAGTCCTCCAAGGCCTCAAGGCAGACGACTCGCCCCAGGCCTGGGCGCTGCGCGAGCGCGGCATGAGAGATGGGCGGCTGGCGGCGGTGCTGCTCGGCCTCGCGGGGATGGACAGCGAGGAGTCCTGGGTGGTGCGGGAGGCGGGCATGTCTCGCGGACTCCACGCAGAGGTCGCGCGCAGCCTGGGAGGACTGTCCGACGCGAGGGCCGAGGCGCTGCGCGAGGTGCTCCTGCCCCACGACAGGCTGGCGGTGCTGCGCGGGACACTCGGGTTGGACACCCCCGTGGCGCGCGGGCTGCGCGAGGCCTTGGCGGACAAGGCGCTGAAGCTGGTGCTGCGCTCGCTGACGGGGCTCTCGTCACGGGAGTCCTGGGCCCTGCGCGAGCGCTCCGCGCACAAGACGAAGGAGGCCTTGGACTCGGTGGACGGCATGAGCGACCCACGCGCGTGGAAGCTGCGGGTGGCGCACGCGAACCGCTGGCCCGCCACCGTGCTCTCCTCGCTCAGGGGGTTGCCGCTGGAGCCCGAGACGCGCCTGTTGATGGAGCGCATCCTGGAGACTCATGCCACTCGGTTGCCGGTGCTGCGCAACGCGTACTCGGTCATCGCCACGGCGGCGACGCTCGACGCGCGGGGGTGGGTCTCCCGTCCGGGCCGCCCGGCCGTGGAGCCTCCGTCCCAGCAGATGGAAGTCTGA
- a CDS encoding DUF4956 domain-containing protein, with translation MDLSLPSFFEGAKAEMNALSITVMLPRMLAAAFIGALLSLRPWRVLLRRPLPKSDMVQAQVLLCAAAAVITAVIGDSVAKAFGLVGLGGFVRFRSGLKDPRDAAILFLMIGLGMACGHGSLGLASVGTVFVAALLFVLDLFNRGEVPGTLKQRLLVSAQADDLVTAEATLRSALGERNVLVKSCALDFDGRRLELEVEEPVPGSLTAALGRTEGMPLRGLRWTAVSPKGGREELT, from the coding sequence ATGGACCTCTCGCTTCCTTCCTTCTTCGAAGGCGCCAAGGCGGAGATGAACGCCTTGTCCATCACCGTGATGCTGCCGCGCATGCTCGCGGCGGCGTTCATCGGCGCGCTCCTGTCGCTGCGGCCCTGGCGGGTGCTCCTGCGCAGGCCCCTGCCGAAGTCGGACATGGTTCAGGCGCAGGTGCTGCTGTGCGCCGCGGCGGCGGTCATCACCGCCGTCATCGGCGACAGCGTGGCCAAGGCCTTTGGCCTGGTGGGCCTGGGCGGCTTCGTGCGCTTCCGCTCGGGACTGAAGGACCCTCGCGACGCGGCCATCCTCTTCTTGATGATTGGCCTGGGCATGGCGTGTGGCCATGGCAGCCTGGGGCTCGCGAGCGTGGGCACCGTCTTCGTGGCGGCGCTGCTGTTCGTGCTGGACCTGTTCAACCGCGGAGAGGTGCCCGGCACACTCAAGCAGCGGCTGCTCGTCTCCGCGCAGGCCGATGACCTGGTGACCGCGGAGGCCACGCTGAGGAGCGCGCTGGGTGAGCGCAACGTGTTGGTGAAGAGCTGCGCGCTCGACTTCGACGGGCGGCGGCTGGAGCTGGAGGTGGAGGAGCCTGTGCCCGGCTCTTTGACCGCGGCATTGGGACGTACGGAGGGAATGCCCCTGCGGGGGCTGCGGTGGACGGCGGTGAGCCCCAAGGGGGGACGGGAGGAGCTGACATGA
- a CDS encoding metallophosphoesterase: MHRKTRFTLMAVALTLVSGMASAGVLARDPYLQKVGPDTALVAFRLASSCSPEVRYGTGAVSEVARSETTGRNHAVVLTGLKPGTEYTYEVSACGTTTPPKRFTTAPEPGTRRVHFAAMGDFGTGGSDQRKVVARMLTNKPELFVALGDNAYPDGTEADFQNNLFTPMAPLLAEVPMFATPGNHEYVTNEGEPYLNNLFMPTNNPAGSERYFSFDWGHVHFVSIDSNCALGLSAPNRCTLAAQKAWLETDLATTKQPWKVVFFHHPAWSSGEHGSQLTMRRQFAPLLEKYGVDLVLTGHDHNYERSKPMKGDGIASSGGIPYLVVGGGGAALRPFAGGQPDWSVIRDSKAYGYLDVEVVEGVLNAKLVTVDNKVLDSFTLRKDLPPVEQPPPAAALTINVEGQRGVAPHKVLVRATTSSPDVPVRWDFGDGGTAEGHTAEHVYTKAGQFTVTATATFGAVTRTATAVVTVSEAPGGTPDGGTSPGTDGGTSPGTDGGTSPGTDGGTSPGADAGTSPGTDAGTGTQPGTDNPTPPPAIADKDEGSGGGGCSATSTATLLPAGGLLLSRLLRRRRASRQA, from the coding sequence ATGCATCGGAAGACCCGCTTCACCCTCATGGCCGTGGCCCTGACGCTCGTGTCGGGCATGGCCTCCGCGGGCGTTCTCGCTCGTGACCCCTACCTCCAGAAGGTTGGACCGGACACTGCCCTGGTGGCGTTCCGGCTGGCGTCCAGTTGCTCGCCCGAGGTGCGTTACGGCACGGGCGCCGTGAGCGAGGTTGCTCGCTCGGAGACCACAGGCCGCAATCACGCGGTGGTGCTGACGGGCCTGAAGCCCGGCACCGAGTACACGTATGAAGTGAGTGCCTGCGGCACCACGACACCCCCCAAACGATTCACCACCGCCCCCGAGCCGGGCACCCGGCGCGTGCACTTCGCCGCCATGGGAGACTTCGGCACGGGAGGCTCGGACCAGCGCAAGGTCGTCGCGCGCATGCTCACGAACAAGCCAGAGCTGTTCGTGGCGCTCGGTGACAACGCCTACCCCGACGGCACCGAGGCCGATTTCCAGAACAACCTCTTCACGCCCATGGCCCCCCTGCTCGCGGAGGTGCCCATGTTCGCCACGCCCGGCAATCACGAATACGTGACGAACGAGGGAGAGCCGTACCTCAACAACCTCTTCATGCCCACCAACAACCCGGCGGGCTCCGAGCGCTACTTCTCCTTCGACTGGGGACACGTGCACTTCGTGTCCATCGACTCCAACTGCGCGCTCGGCCTGTCGGCGCCGAACCGCTGCACGCTGGCGGCCCAGAAGGCGTGGCTGGAGACGGACCTGGCCACGACGAAGCAGCCCTGGAAGGTCGTCTTCTTCCACCACCCGGCCTGGTCCAGCGGCGAGCACGGCTCGCAGCTCACCATGCGCCGCCAGTTCGCGCCGCTCCTCGAGAAGTACGGCGTGGACCTGGTGCTCACGGGGCACGACCACAACTACGAGCGCAGCAAGCCCATGAAGGGTGATGGCATCGCCTCGTCGGGTGGCATCCCGTACCTCGTCGTGGGCGGTGGAGGCGCGGCCCTGCGGCCGTTCGCCGGAGGCCAGCCCGACTGGAGCGTCATCCGCGACAGCAAGGCCTACGGCTACCTGGACGTGGAGGTCGTCGAGGGCGTGCTCAACGCGAAGCTCGTCACCGTCGACAACAAGGTGCTCGACAGCTTCACGCTGCGCAAGGACCTGCCCCCCGTGGAGCAGCCGCCTCCGGCCGCCGCGCTGACCATCAACGTGGAGGGCCAGCGCGGTGTCGCCCCGCACAAGGTCCTCGTCCGCGCGACGACGTCCTCGCCGGACGTCCCGGTGCGCTGGGACTTCGGTGACGGCGGCACGGCCGAGGGACACACCGCGGAGCACGTCTACACCAAAGCCGGTCAATTCACCGTGACGGCGACCGCCACCTTCGGCGCCGTGACGCGCACGGCGACGGCCGTCGTCACCGTCAGCGAGGCCCCAGGTGGAACCCCGGATGGGGGCACCTCGCCTGGAACGGACGGAGGCACCTCGCCTGGAACGGACGGGGGCACCTCGCCTGGAACGGATGGAGGCACCTCGCCTGGGGCGGACGCGGGCACCTCGCCCGGGACGGACGCGGGCACCGGCACGCAGCCTGGGACGGACAACCCCACCCCGCCTCCCGCCATCGCCGACAAGGACGAAGGTTCCGGAGGCGGCGGATGCTCCGCCACCTCCACCGCCACGCTCCTCCCAGCGGGCGGACTGCTGTTGTCACGGCTCCTGAGACGGCGCCGCGCGAGCCGACAGGCCTGA
- a CDS encoding RsmB/NOP family class I SAM-dependent RNA methyltransferase, with translation MAQKSRFRPSARPAAKKSSAPPRGKKPTLSERERSTRPLREDLVLQACLEAYALVRHEGRLSDRALDFTLRRKANLYSSERRAVAERVYALLRRQRTVDFLLGRAHPRFDALDATRQDVLRLATSRVLHGEPLADVARTSSLAPSDVSALNALPQAAAALEALPEKKRFPIAASLPDFLAERFLALYGPDAARAAEAMNERAPLTVRANLLKEDRDALAKRLAAEEVESKATPLSPMGLHLETRLNVFSLTSFREGFVEIQDEGSQLLGMLVDAPPTRVVDACAGAGGKTLQLAAQMKNRGDLHALDIDERRLDDLKKRARRAGVHNVRAQLIPAEGPEVDSALEALVGKADRVLVDAPCSGTGTFRRKPDARYRLTPQDLEQHVARQKLLLERFSRMVKPGGRLIYGTCSVLREENEAVIEDFLSRHPEYTVRPVAELLGAELGAKVGPGPYLRLAPHSHGTDGFFGAVLVRAK, from the coding sequence ATGGCTCAGAAATCCAGATTCCGTCCCAGCGCTCGCCCCGCCGCGAAGAAGTCCTCCGCCCCGCCGCGAGGGAAGAAGCCCACGCTCTCCGAGAGGGAGCGCTCCACGCGACCGCTGCGCGAGGACCTGGTGCTGCAGGCCTGCCTGGAGGCCTACGCGCTGGTGCGCCATGAAGGGCGCCTGTCGGACCGGGCGCTGGACTTCACCTTGCGCCGCAAGGCCAACCTCTATTCATCGGAGCGCCGCGCCGTGGCCGAGCGCGTCTACGCCCTGCTCCGCCGCCAGCGCACGGTGGACTTCCTGCTGGGCCGCGCCCATCCCCGCTTCGACGCGCTGGACGCCACGCGCCAGGACGTGCTGCGGCTTGCCACCTCGCGCGTGCTCCACGGTGAGCCCCTGGCGGACGTGGCGCGCACGTCGTCGCTGGCGCCCTCGGACGTGTCCGCCCTGAACGCCCTGCCCCAGGCCGCCGCGGCGCTGGAGGCCCTGCCGGAGAAGAAGCGCTTCCCCATCGCCGCCTCGCTGCCGGACTTCCTCGCCGAGCGGTTCCTCGCGCTCTACGGCCCGGACGCCGCGCGCGCCGCCGAGGCGATGAACGAGCGCGCCCCGCTCACCGTCCGCGCCAACCTGCTCAAGGAGGACCGCGACGCGCTGGCCAAGCGGCTCGCCGCCGAGGAGGTCGAGTCCAAGGCCACACCCCTGTCCCCCATGGGCCTGCACCTGGAGACGCGCCTCAACGTCTTCTCGCTGACCAGCTTCCGCGAGGGCTTTGTCGAGATTCAGGACGAGGGCAGCCAGCTGCTCGGCATGCTGGTGGATGCGCCGCCCACGCGCGTGGTGGACGCGTGCGCCGGGGCGGGCGGCAAGACGCTCCAGTTGGCCGCGCAGATGAAGAACCGGGGCGACCTGCACGCGCTGGACATCGACGAGCGGCGCCTGGACGACTTGAAGAAGCGAGCGCGCCGGGCGGGTGTGCACAACGTGCGCGCGCAGCTCATCCCCGCGGAGGGCCCGGAGGTGGACTCGGCGCTGGAGGCGCTGGTGGGCAAGGCGGACCGGGTGCTGGTGGACGCGCCGTGCAGCGGCACGGGCACCTTCCGCCGCAAGCCGGACGCGCGCTATCGCCTGACGCCCCAGGACCTGGAGCAGCACGTGGCGCGGCAGAAGCTGCTGCTGGAGCGCTTCTCCCGCATGGTGAAGCCCGGCGGCCGGCTCATCTACGGCACGTGCAGCGTGCTGCGCGAGGAGAACGAGGCCGTCATCGAGGACTTCCTCTCGCGGCACCCTGAGTACACCGTGCGCCCGGTGGCGGAGCTGTTGGGCGCGGAGCTGGGGGCGAAGGTGGGACCGGGCCCGTACCTGCGGCTCGCACCCCACAGCCACGGCACGGATGGCTTCTTCGGAGCCGTTCTCGTCCGGGCGAAGTAG
- a CDS encoding M61 family metallopeptidase has protein sequence MSHTVRYRVSMPRPHTHLVEVEASFPGGAATLDARMPVWTPGSYLVREFARHVQDVSAAAPDGTALPVRRMDKQTWRVHAGGQAVTLRYRVYANELTVRTSHVDGTHAYLNGATVFLYTDATRDAEHHVTVDAPKGWSTFCALDSRDGAFIAPDYDALVDSPFEVGPHTPLTFTVAGVPHDIVVWGDSVADPERLCADFQRLCEVQARLFGGLPMRRYLFLLYLTDKGRGGLEHQASTALLFPRTALATNRGWEDLLTLAAHEYFHLWVVKRVKPRTLVPFDYTQENYTSLLWAFEGTTAYYDNLIVRRSGLMSAQRYLTRLGETLTTLQSTPGRRTQTLLEASMVSWVKHYRPDENSPNSAISYYLKGEVVSALLDLEIRRATQDTRGLDDVLRLLWARHGDGSGVDEEGVEAAASEVAGVDLKAFFDRALRTTEELDYSVLSHVGLEASFRPRESPGDRGGTPPKSRTGEAKPRGWLGITLKGSATVASVLDGSPAQDAGLYAEDDVVALDGWKADGNALVSRCEDRKPGDTVRVTVFRRDKLMEVPVVLGTKPAEAVWLARVDKPTDAQKAAYQSWLGAPWDEAPGAT, from the coding sequence ATGTCCCACACCGTCCGTTACCGCGTTTCGATGCCTCGGCCCCACACCCACCTGGTGGAGGTGGAGGCCTCGTTCCCTGGTGGCGCCGCCACCCTCGACGCGAGGATGCCGGTGTGGACACCGGGCAGCTACCTGGTGCGCGAGTTCGCCCGCCACGTCCAGGATGTCTCGGCGGCGGCCCCGGACGGGACGGCGCTGCCGGTGCGGCGCATGGACAAGCAGACGTGGCGCGTTCACGCCGGGGGACAGGCCGTCACCCTGCGCTACCGCGTCTACGCCAACGAGCTGACGGTGCGCACCAGCCACGTGGACGGCACCCACGCGTACCTCAATGGCGCCACCGTGTTCCTCTACACGGACGCCACGAGGGACGCGGAGCACCACGTCACGGTGGACGCGCCAAAGGGCTGGAGCACCTTCTGCGCGCTGGACTCGCGCGACGGAGCGTTCATCGCGCCGGACTATGACGCGCTGGTGGACAGCCCCTTCGAGGTGGGGCCCCACACCCCGCTGACCTTCACGGTGGCGGGGGTGCCGCACGACATCGTCGTCTGGGGCGACAGCGTCGCGGACCCGGAGCGGCTGTGCGCCGACTTCCAGCGGCTGTGCGAGGTGCAGGCGCGGCTGTTCGGCGGGCTGCCCATGCGCCGCTACCTGTTCCTGCTGTACCTGACGGACAAGGGGCGCGGAGGACTGGAGCACCAGGCCAGCACCGCCCTGCTCTTCCCCCGCACGGCGCTGGCCACGAACCGGGGTTGGGAAGACCTGCTGACCCTGGCCGCGCACGAGTACTTCCACCTGTGGGTCGTCAAGCGGGTGAAGCCCCGGACGCTGGTGCCCTTCGACTACACGCAGGAGAACTACACCTCGCTGCTGTGGGCCTTCGAAGGCACGACCGCGTACTACGACAACCTCATCGTCCGGCGCTCGGGGCTGATGTCCGCGCAGCGCTACCTCACCCGGTTGGGAGAGACGCTCACCACGCTCCAGTCCACGCCGGGCCGGCGCACGCAGACGCTGCTCGAGGCGTCGATGGTGAGCTGGGTGAAGCACTACCGGCCGGATGAGAACTCCCCCAACAGTGCCATCTCCTACTACTTGAAGGGCGAGGTGGTGTCGGCGCTCCTGGACCTGGAGATTCGCCGGGCCACGCAGGACACACGGGGCCTGGACGACGTGCTGCGACTGTTGTGGGCGCGCCATGGCGACGGCTCGGGCGTGGACGAGGAAGGCGTGGAGGCCGCGGCGAGCGAGGTGGCCGGCGTGGACCTGAAGGCCTTCTTCGACCGGGCGCTGCGCACCACGGAGGAGTTGGACTACTCGGTGCTCTCTCACGTGGGGCTGGAGGCCAGCTTCCGGCCCCGCGAGTCCCCGGGAGACCGCGGGGGCACACCGCCCAAGAGCAGGACGGGCGAGGCGAAGCCCCGAGGGTGGCTGGGCATCACCCTCAAGGGAAGCGCCACGGTGGCCTCGGTGCTGGACGGCTCCCCGGCGCAGGACGCGGGCCTGTATGCCGAGGACGACGTGGTGGCGCTGGACGGCTGGAAGGCGGACGGCAACGCGCTCGTGAGCCGGTGCGAGGACCGCAAGCCCGGGGACACGGTGCGCGTGACGGTGTTCCGCCGGGACAAGCTGATGGAGGTCCCCGTGGTGCTGGGGACGAAGCCCGCGGAGGCGGTGTGGCTCGCGCGCGTGGACAAGCCCACGGACGCGCAGAAGGCCGCCTACCAATCCTGGCTGGGAGCCCCCTGGGACGAGGCCCCTGGCGCGACGTAG